From the genome of Callithrix jacchus isolate 240 chromosome 7, calJac240_pri, whole genome shotgun sequence, one region includes:
- the PLA2G2A gene encoding phospholipase A2, membrane associated — MKTLLLLAVIMVFGLLQAHGDLLNFRKMIKLATGKEATTSYGFYGCHCGVGGKGSPKDATDRCCFAHDCCYKRLERRGCGTKFLSYKFSNKGSSITCAKQDSCRSQLCQCDKAAASCFARNKRSYNKKYQYYSNKQCSGSTPRC, encoded by the exons ATGAAGACCCTCCTACTGTTGGCAGTGATCATGGTCTTTG GCCTACTGCAGGCCCATGGCGATTTGCTGAATTTCCGGAAAATGATCAAGTTGGCGACAGGAAAGGAAGCCACAACCAGTTATGGCTTCTATGGCTGCCACTGTGGCGTGGGTGGCAAAGGATCCCCCAAGGATGCAACAGATCG CTGCTGTTTTGCTCATGACTGTTGCTACAAACGCCTGGAGAGACGTGGATGTGGCACCAAATTTCTGAGCTACAAGTTTAGCAACAAGGGAAGCAGCATCACCTGTG cAAAACAGGACTCCTGCAGAAGTCAACTGTGTCAGTGTGACAAGGCTGCTGCCAGCTGTTTTGCTAGAAACAAGAGGAGCTATAATAAAAAGTATCAGTACTACTCCAATAAGCAGTGCAGTGGGAGCACCCCCCGCTGCTGA